Below is a window of Malania oleifera isolate guangnan ecotype guangnan chromosome 1, ASM2987363v1, whole genome shotgun sequence DNA.
AGCCATTAGCGTACATGGTTGATGTTGAATCCGGTCATATCAGAACTGAAGTTGAAAGTTCACTCAAGGGCACCCGATGGGATGGCGTATCAGAATTTAGGAAAGGTATGATTTTCAACACGAAGGATGACCTCATTCAACCCGTGCGTGTCCATGATGCGCAAACACACCACAACTTTAAGGTGGTGCAATCCACCCCAACAACGTGGATGGTTAGGTACAATGCAGACGAGACCTATGTTTGGCAATTGCGTGCAACTCAACGTAAAAAGCATGGGCTATTTGAAATTACACAATACAGAGGGCCACATACATGCATAAACGAGACTCTCTCGCAGGACCACCCACAACTGAAGTCTAGCTTAGTTGCAAATGAAGTCGTAGAAATTATCAAAAGTGATGCCGGTGCTTCTATTGCAGCTTTGCAAGCACACTTGAGGTCAAAGTACCAGTACCATGTATCGTACAGAAAGGTATGGCTCGGGAAGCAAATGGCAGTTGCAAGGGTGTTTGGAGATTGggatatttcatatcaactgCTTCCAAAATGGATGCATGCTATGTGTGAAATAAATCCCGGTACAAAGGTGAAGTGGGCGTGGATAGAAATCCCTGATGCTAACAACGCTGCTATTTTAACATGTGTGTTTTGGTCATTTGTAGCATCAATAGAGGGATTTCGTCATTGTCCTCCAGTTCTTTGTGTGGACGGAACGCACTTGTATGGAAAATATAAAGGTAAATTAGTAATTGCAACGGCCCCTGATGCAAATCAACAAATATTTCCAATAGCGTTTGCCATCGTTGAGGAGGAGAGTTTGCGCACATGGTCTTGGTTCCTTAAGTGCATTCGGGATGAAGTGACTGATTGCGATAATTTGTGTCTTATTTCAGATAGACATGTCGGTATTCTTGCTGCCGTTCGTCAGAACGATGATTGGCAACCGCCGCGTGCACACCATCGGTTTTGCTTACGTCACATTGTTAGCAACTTCAACCAGAGGGTGCACAATACGATGCTCAAGCAGATGGTTGAAATAGCTGGCAGGGAGCACCAAGTTAGGAAATTCAATAGTATGATGGAAAGAATCCTAACAGAGGGTGGGCCAATTGCAAAGTCCTTTTTTGAAGAGATACCTCCTCACATA
It encodes the following:
- the LOC131149788 gene encoding uncharacterized protein LOC131149788, giving the protein MDCNREFEEEEDIEEDFEEADAGVDEAGEQNEYGVHHEEFVTPPQNTHVGHRRVRDVQPLAYMVDVESGHIRTEVESSLKGTRWDGVSEFRKGMIFNTKDDLIQPVRVHDAQTHHNFKVVQSTPTTWMVRYNADETYVWQLRATQRKKHGLFEITQYRGPHTCINETLSQDHPQLKSSLVANEVVEIIKSDAGASIAALQAHLRSKYQYHVSYRKVWLGKQMAVARVFGDWDISYQLLPKWMHAMCEINPGTKVKWAWIEIPDANNAAILTCVFWSFVASIEGFRHCPPVLCVDGTHLYGKYKGKLVIATAPDANQQIFPIAFAIVEEESLRTWSWFLKCIRDEVTDCDNLCLISDRHVGILAAVRQNDDWQPPRAHHRFCLRHIVSNFNQRVHNTMLKQMVEIAGREHQVRKFNSMMERILTEGGPIAKSFFEEIPPHIWTQCHDGGRRYGNMTINLVEYFNAVLKGTRSLPITAIVQMTFYRVAQYFSARREASRQAMESGNGYTPHMLLQMQRREMAYAGHEVINFNIERGLFNIQTAPQPPNKGRNIQTVDIKGRWCTCGKWQNLHYPCSHLLAVCGARRLGYRSYIDPCFTVQEHYATYAMDFIPILHEQYWTDPIAPILYGNRNLLRQKGHPKSSRLRNEMDVREGSRRIWCGFCHEEGHNHNRRPRRTGGHDNAGPS